GTAAGTAACCAAAATTTCTTGCTAcctatatttgcaatataattgaaaacgaataaaacaaattcaGAGAGTAAAACAtcaaagtaattatatatttcgaaaactgcaattttcttgtttttatatgtagatattgataaaaaaataaaatcaattttgataGGTGGCATGGAATCCAAACATATGGAGTTATTTATGGCTTATGGTGGGCTATCAAAGTGGTTTAGTGAGATTGTTGAATTTTAAACACATGTCCAAtgaattaaatgataattcaTTGTCATCGCATGTGAACCATTTACTAACTAAGGGAAATAATTCGATTTAATGaccaagaaattatttttaatgaatgacattgttatatacaaataacatttattatgtacgaaatgtagaaaattatttttattttttgtaaaaatacgtaatatttttttatttacttacacgtgtataattaaatttaagtagctttactttttaattatctgcgcttttatttcattaactgcttttcaaatgttattattgtaaaattaattgcaaatcgatatgcaatttatattaataaacaatatagtctcaaataaaatatgtaataatactaagataattcttgaaataagaatttaagcAACTGCAGcgtcgaatattttttattcacatcCGATGTAACTTCTTGATTAACCATTAAATactaatatgatataatttaaagactCATGAAAGCATATATTGTGCATAAATTCAAGCTTCTGAGAAAATCTGAGATAGTAATGAAAAGTGTTTTCCAAATTAGCGTGTCCGATCCTGAGGTATAGTCATTCGCAAAAAGAgtataatactattttttataaattttaaaatgcgcTAAAATCACAAGATCACCGTGCAATTTTGGTGTGTTTTATGCGTAAAAATATGCATCACAATTATGAGAACAATCTTTTGGAAGTGTTCTGAAATTTAGCGAAATCAAAGTGTTACAATTCTTTTGCGGATGACTATACATCGCATACCGTGACGTAGTGGCGAGACATAGCGAGAAACGCTGGTTGACTGGCAGGATCGAGATGTATCAAACATACCAAGAGTCGCTATCGCACCGGCTACGCGTCTTTTATCGCTGCTTCCTGAATCTCCAAGCTTCCCTCGATTCGAACTGATAAGACCGGAAGTACACGTACTAAGCCAATCAGGTGATTCTTCGTAGCGGTAagtgcaaaattttatctatctgaaaagttttattataatattatttgatcatTTTGTATGTGTTCTGCATTACATTGCATTATACGTTTTCgatatatgtacaaaagtgGGCTTTGAAAGTACACGCCTTTTTAGAATATCAATTGTCGGAATGTatctattttactttttggCATAAGATAtacgaaaactttttttcaaaactgtaactattaattttaatgcaattgtaTATACAGATTGtattgtgttatattattgtgaaatagataatgttaattaatgcaTGACTAATTCAATAgtatttccaaaattttattaacgaattaaaattaataattagaagAAAACGGACAGTGATTCGATTTTCCGAAATTTGCTTCGAAAATAGTTTTAGTTATCGGAACAAGAGATTAAATTACGTGTTTGTAATGAGTATTTTTTTGCTGATGTAGAAAATGAGTTTCAATCCCATGAAATGGAAAACGAGAACCATCATGCACAGTATTATAGGCGTTATACTTTTTTACGTACTATTTGTTTATAAGAAGCAACACCAAGTGATGTTTGAAGCCACCATAAATAACTCGAATCCTAAACACATATGGGAATTTGTAGCCGACTTTAGcaacatgaaaaaattgaatccAACGATGTAAGTAACAAAAtagctttaaatattttgtggaATTGGTATAATCAATATCGATATATTACTAACAAGAAGTTAATACAGGATGTTTTACTTAAAACTTatccatatatataaaacttttttttatggaacaccctgtataacatGTAAGATTTTAACGACCTCAAATATttccgttttttttaataacacaaaaacgtctgaaaaaatataaagacgTGTTAGACGTTTTATAACATTGAAGAacgttacaaaatttaaaaaaatacgttatacattttttaaattgtttcataTTAATTGATTGACCGCCGATTTAAATTCATATCGCAGAGAGGACTTTAATGTGATCGCGGAAAGTGGGAATTACGATCATTGGCTATATTCTGTGCAATACACGGAACATTTAAGTCACCTACCGATGATCCGTAACATAGCGCACGGGCATTATGCCGTCAAGCAAGATAACAATGGCTATGTCATCACTTCCACGCATCGTACTTGCTTCTTCCTCAATTTCAGTTGTTGTAAGTGGACACCATGCGcgattaatttatgattttgcTTCGTTCCTATAAATGtcaatatagaaataaatagtgCAACAAATAAacgacaaatttatttaaaattattttcaaatattttagaaatgtctctaaataattttttgaatatatattttactcacATTTGATTGAAGTTCAATTCTAACTTTGACTGCATGTATATCTTTGTTTCCACAATTGAAACGAATCTGTTTATTCTAATTGGGCTATTTGCTTTTCAGTGGTTTCTATTTCGCAATTCAGATTTGAGTTGGATGGTGTAAAGGATACGAAGTGTATGGAGACTGTGCAATATGAATGCCCAATTGTGTTTTCACCTCTGTGCTATAGGGAAGTCATGTATCAGCGACAAGAAATCATGAAGAGA
The nucleotide sequence above comes from Linepithema humile isolate Giens D197 chromosome 4, Lhum_UNIL_v1.0, whole genome shotgun sequence. Encoded proteins:
- the LOC105677652 gene encoding uncharacterized protein, encoding MSFNPMKWKTRTIMHSIIGVILFYVLFVYKKQHQVMFEATINNSNPKHIWEFVADFSNMKKLNPTIEDFNVIAESGNYDHWLYSVQYTEHLSHLPMIRNIAHGHYAVKQDNNGYVITSTHRTCFFLNFSCLVSISQFRFELDGVKDTKCMETVQYECPIVFSPLCYREVMYQRQEIMKRLKSEFTIDHESEN